A genomic region of Pseudomonas sp. RSB 5.4 contains the following coding sequences:
- a CDS encoding OsmC family protein yields the protein MKARIQWAGEAMFLGESGSGHVVVMDGPPDAGGRNLGVRPMEMLLLGVGGCSNFDVVSILKKSRQAVESCEAFLEAERATEDPKVFTKIHMHFVVKGRGLKEAQVKRAIELSAEKYCSASIMLGAAGVAITHDYEIVELG from the coding sequence ATGAAGGCACGCATCCAATGGGCTGGCGAAGCCATGTTCCTCGGCGAATCCGGTAGCGGTCATGTCGTGGTCATGGACGGTCCGCCGGACGCCGGTGGTCGTAATCTGGGTGTTCGCCCGATGGAAATGCTCCTGCTGGGCGTTGGCGGTTGCAGCAACTTCGACGTGGTCAGCATCCTGAAGAAGTCGCGTCAGGCGGTTGAAAGCTGCGAAGCGTTCCTCGAAGCCGAACGCGCGACCGAAGATCCGAAGGTGTTCACCAAGATCCACATGCACTTCGTGGTCAAGGGGCGGGGCCTGAAAGAAGCCCAGGTCAAGCGCGCCATCGAACTGTCTGCCGAGAAGTATTGCTCGGCTTCGATCATGCTCGGCGCGGCCGGCGTGGCGATCACTCACGATTATGAAATCGTCGAACTCGGCTGA
- the crp gene encoding cAMP-activated global transcriptional regulator CRP produces the protein MVAITPTPKIKNLDKLLMHCQRRRHAAKSNIICAGDRSDTLYFIIKGSVTILIEDDDGREMIIAYLNAGDFFGELGLFEQAGQEQERSAWVRAKVECEIAEISYVKFRELSQQDPDILYVLSGQIAQRLRNTTRKVGDLAFFDVTGRVARCLLELCKQPDAMTHPDGMQIKVTRQEIGRIVGCSREMVGRVLKDLEERNLVDVKGKTMVVFGTR, from the coding sequence ATGGTTGCTATTACCCCCACACCCAAAATCAAGAACCTCGACAAGCTGTTGATGCATTGTCAGCGCCGTCGCCATGCGGCCAAGAGCAACATCATCTGCGCCGGCGATCGCTCGGACACCCTGTACTTCATCATCAAGGGCTCGGTGACGATCCTCATCGAAGATGACGACGGTCGCGAAATGATCATCGCCTACCTCAACGCCGGGGACTTCTTCGGGGAGCTGGGCCTGTTCGAACAAGCGGGTCAGGAGCAGGAGCGCAGTGCCTGGGTGCGGGCCAAGGTTGAATGTGAAATCGCCGAAATCAGCTACGTGAAGTTCCGCGAATTGTCGCAGCAGGATCCAGACATTCTTTACGTTCTCAGCGGACAAATCGCACAACGCCTGCGCAATACCACGCGCAAGGTCGGCGACCTGGCGTTCTTCGATGTCACCGGTCGCGTGGCCCGTTGCCTGCTGGAGTTGTGCAAGCAACCTGACGCAATGACCCACCCGGACGGCATGCAGATCAAGGTGACGCGTCAGGAAATCGGGCGGATTGTCGGTTGTTCGCGGGAGATGGTCGGTCGCGTGCTCAAGGATCTTGAAGAACGCAACCTGGTCGATGTGAAAGGCAAGACCATGGTGGTCTTCGGCACGCGCTAA
- a CDS encoding lipoate--protein ligase family protein — protein MSLPVPLPIEAGLQAEQDLLASICAGDAEFGLLFWQPSDRALVMPRRLNRLPGFEHACEVSAAAGWPVLLRETGGEPVPQSASTVNIALVYAPPRSEGDLNRIETGYRRLCDPICELLDELGGTSSLGEIAGAFCDGRFNVNLDGRKMVGTAQRWRQSQGGQRPVGLVHGAMLMDNERESMVAAVNRFNEACGLEQRVRAESHIALHEKFVAPTALARLDELFRLMLAQVYSA, from the coding sequence ATGTCGCTGCCAGTCCCTCTCCCCATCGAAGCCGGCCTGCAAGCCGAACAAGACCTGTTGGCCTCGATCTGCGCCGGCGACGCCGAATTCGGCCTGCTGTTCTGGCAACCCAGTGATCGCGCCTTGGTCATGCCGCGTCGCCTCAATCGTCTGCCCGGTTTCGAGCATGCCTGCGAAGTCTCCGCTGCTGCCGGTTGGCCGGTATTGCTGCGGGAAACCGGTGGCGAACCGGTCCCGCAATCCGCCTCAACCGTCAACATCGCGTTGGTCTACGCCCCGCCCCGCAGCGAGGGTGATCTGAACCGCATCGAAACCGGCTACCGGCGTCTGTGCGATCCGATCTGCGAGTTGCTGGATGAGTTGGGCGGCACGTCGTCGTTGGGCGAAATCGCCGGCGCGTTCTGCGATGGTCGTTTCAATGTCAATCTCGACGGCCGCAAGATGGTCGGCACCGCTCAGCGCTGGCGCCAGAGTCAGGGCGGTCAGCGTCCGGTGGGGCTGGTGCATGGGGCGATGCTGATGGATAACGAGCGCGAGTCGATGGTCGCGGCGGTCAATCGCTTCAACGAGGCTTGCGGTCTGGAGCAGCGGGTACGGGCCGAAAGCCACATCGCCCTGCATGAGAAGTTCGTCGCGCCAACGGCTTTGGCGCGTCTTGATGAGCTGTTTCGACTGATGCTGGCGCAGGTCTACAGCGCCTGA
- the trpC gene encoding indole-3-glycerol phosphate synthase TrpC has protein sequence MSVPTVLENILARKVQEVAERSARVSLSELESLAKAADAPRGFAQALLAQAKTKQPAVIAEIKKASPSKGVIRENFVPADIAKSYEKGGATCLSVLTDIDYFQGADLYLQQARAACKLPVIRKDFMIDPYQIVEARALGADCVLLIVSALDDVKMAELASVAKGVGLDVLVEVHDGDELERALKTLDTPLVGVNNRNLHTFDVSLETTLDLLPRIPRDRLVITESGILNRADVELMEISDVYAFLVGEAFMRAESPGTELQRLFFPERGVPVSGSTLD, from the coding sequence ATGAGTGTACCGACGGTTCTGGAAAACATTCTGGCGCGCAAAGTCCAGGAAGTCGCCGAGCGCAGCGCTCGCGTCAGCCTGAGCGAGCTGGAAAGTCTGGCCAAGGCGGCCGATGCACCCCGTGGTTTTGCCCAGGCCCTGCTGGCGCAGGCCAAGACGAAGCAACCGGCGGTGATCGCCGAAATCAAAAAGGCTTCGCCGAGCAAAGGCGTGATCCGCGAAAACTTCGTGCCTGCCGATATCGCCAAGAGCTACGAGAAGGGCGGGGCGACCTGTCTTTCCGTGCTGACCGATATCGACTACTTCCAGGGCGCTGATCTCTACCTGCAACAGGCCCGCGCCGCGTGCAAATTGCCGGTGATCCGCAAGGACTTCATGATCGATCCGTACCAGATCGTCGAAGCCCGTGCGCTGGGCGCCGACTGCGTGCTGCTGATCGTCTCCGCACTGGACGACGTGAAAATGGCCGAGCTGGCCTCGGTTGCCAAAGGCGTCGGTCTCGATGTGCTGGTGGAAGTACATGATGGCGATGAGCTGGAACGCGCATTGAAAACCCTCGACACGCCACTGGTCGGGGTCAACAACCGTAACCTGCACACCTTCGACGTCAGCCTGGAAACCACCCTCGACCTGCTGCCGCGCATCCCGCGCGATCGCCTGGTGATCACCGAGAGCGGCATTCTCAACCGTGCCGATGTCGAGCTGATGGAAATCAGCGACGTCTACGCATTCCTGGTCGGCGAAGCGTTCATGCGCGCGGAAAGCCCGGGCACCGAACTGCAGCGCCTGTTCTTCCCGGAGCGTGGTGTACCGGTCAGTGGTTCGACCCTCGACTGA
- the trpD gene encoding anthranilate phosphoribosyltransferase, with product MNIKTALSRIVEHLDLSTEEMRDVMREIMTGQCTEAQIGAFMMAMRMKSESIDEIVGAVSVMRELADQVELKTLDGVVDVVGTGGDGANIFNVSTASAFVVAAAGCTVAKHGNRAVSGKSGSADLLEAAGIYLNLTPVQVARCIDNVGIGFMFAQTHHKAMKYAAGPRRDLGLRTLFNMLGPLTNPAGVKHQVVGVFTPALCRPLAEVLQRLGSKHVLVVHSKDGLDEFSLAAPTFVAELKNNEITEYWVEPEDLGMKSQSLHGLSVEGPEASLALIRDALGKRKTENGQKAAEMIVLNAGAALYAADLATSLKEGVALAHDALHTGLAREKLEELGAFTAVFKVENEG from the coding sequence ATGAACATCAAGACAGCCCTGAGCCGTATCGTCGAACACCTCGACCTCAGCACCGAAGAAATGCGCGACGTGATGCGCGAAATCATGACCGGTCAATGCACCGAGGCGCAGATTGGCGCGTTCATGATGGCGATGCGCATGAAGAGCGAGAGCATCGACGAAATCGTCGGCGCGGTTTCCGTGATGCGTGAGCTGGCCGATCAGGTCGAACTCAAGACCCTCGACGGCGTGGTCGATGTGGTCGGCACCGGCGGTGACGGTGCGAACATTTTCAACGTATCGACGGCGTCCGCGTTCGTCGTCGCGGCGGCGGGTTGCACCGTGGCCAAGCACGGTAACCGTGCAGTGTCGGGCAAAAGCGGCAGCGCCGACCTGCTGGAAGCAGCCGGCATCTACCTGAACCTGACGCCGGTACAGGTCGCCCGCTGCATCGATAACGTCGGCATCGGTTTCATGTTTGCCCAAACCCACCACAAAGCCATGAAGTACGCCGCCGGCCCGCGCCGCGATCTCGGCCTGCGTACGCTGTTCAACATGCTCGGCCCGCTTACGAATCCGGCCGGTGTGAAACATCAGGTGGTGGGCGTGTTTACTCCTGCGCTGTGCCGGCCATTGGCCGAAGTCTTGCAGCGCCTGGGCAGCAAGCACGTACTGGTGGTGCATTCGAAGGACGGTCTGGACGAGTTCAGTCTCGCCGCGCCGACCTTCGTCGCTGAACTGAAGAACAACGAAATCACCGAATATTGGGTCGAGCCGGAAGATCTGGGCATGAAGAGCCAGAGCCTGCACGGTCTGTCGGTCGAAGGCCCGGAGGCTTCGCTGGCGCTGATTCGCGATGCGCTGGGCAAGCGCAAGACCGAAAACGGCCAGAAGGCTGCCGAAATGATTGTGCTCAATGCCGGTGCGGCGCTGTACGCGGCTGACCTGGCGACCAGTCTCAAAGAAGGCGTGGCACTTGCGCACGATGCTCTGCACACCGGTCTTGCTCGGGAAAAACTCGAGGAGTTGGGTGCCTTTACCGCGGTATTCAAAGTGGAGAATGAGGGATGA
- a CDS encoding aminodeoxychorismate/anthranilate synthase component II, which yields MLLMIDNYDSFTYNVVQYLGELGAEVKVVRNDELTIAEIEALNPERIVVSPGPCTPTEAGISIEAIKHFAGKLPILGVCLGHQSIGQAFGGDVVRARQVMHGKTSPVFHEDKGVFAGLNHPLTVTRYHSLIVKHDTLPECLELTAWTQHDDGSVDEIMGLRHKTLNIEGVQFHPESILTEQGHELFANFLKQTGGTR from the coding sequence ATGTTGCTGATGATCGACAACTACGACTCCTTTACTTACAACGTTGTGCAATACCTGGGCGAGCTGGGGGCCGAGGTCAAGGTCGTGCGCAACGACGAACTGACCATCGCTGAAATCGAAGCGCTCAACCCGGAGCGCATCGTGGTCTCGCCAGGCCCGTGCACGCCGACTGAAGCCGGCATTTCCATCGAAGCCATCAAACATTTCGCCGGCAAACTGCCGATCCTCGGCGTCTGCCTCGGCCATCAGTCCATCGGTCAGGCCTTCGGCGGCGATGTCGTGCGTGCCCGTCAGGTAATGCACGGTAAGACTAGCCCGGTATTCCACGAGGACAAGGGCGTTTTTGCCGGTCTGAATCATCCGCTGACGGTTACCCGCTACCACTCGCTGATCGTCAAACACGATACTTTGCCCGAGTGCCTGGAGCTGACCGCGTGGACGCAGCACGACGACGGCTCGGTCGATGAAATCATGGGCCTGCGTCACAAGACCCTGAACATTGAGGGCGTACAGTTCCACCCTGAGTCGATCCTGACTGAACAGGGCCATGAACTGTTTGCCAACTTCCTCAAACAAACCGGCGGCACGCGCTAA
- the estP gene encoding esterase EstP, with protein sequence MIKQTLFVPLAGCLLAMACAQAYAAPAPYSNFIVFGDSLNDAGTFSDPGGPAGATQRYTNRTGPLYKDGTGENRDLNATQIIGGKLGFNPNQTASSSSAVRASEGLPDGNNWAVGGYRTDQILDSITTESATGERTRAGYLPSNGFRADPNALYYLSGGGNDFLQGRVLSLDQASSAADRLADSVRTLQGAGAKYIMVWLLPDIGLTPAINGSPLQGFTSQLSAQFNTELVSQLQGINTEIIPLNIPVLLKEVFANPAQFGLATDQNLTATCFSGNSCTENARYGINSATPDPYKLIYNDSVHPTEAGQRLIADYAYSLLAAPWELTLLPEMAQGALRAHQDELRNQWLADWENWQGIGQWRAIVAGGGQHQDFDGQHSAASADGNGYNLNIGGSYRVNEAWRVGLAAGLYHQKLEAGDADSEYKLNSYMGTAFAQYQQDRWWGDLAMTAGKLDYDSLKRKFQLGVNERGEKGDTDGYVLAISGRIGYDIAQQASSPWHLSPFVSADFGKTEVDGYSEKGADATALTFDDQSRNSRRLGLGIQGKYQITAQTEVFGEFAHEREYNDDRQDLTINLNSLPGNRFTLEGYEPQTNLNRLNLGVSHKLTQDLALRASYNVRKDDDFTQQGVNVGVSLDF encoded by the coding sequence ATGATCAAACAGACGTTGTTCGTACCGCTTGCCGGATGCCTGCTCGCCATGGCTTGCGCCCAGGCTTACGCAGCACCCGCGCCCTATTCCAACTTCATCGTGTTCGGCGACAGTCTGAACGATGCCGGGACCTTCAGCGACCCGGGCGGCCCTGCCGGCGCCACCCAGCGCTACACCAACCGCACCGGCCCGCTGTACAAGGATGGAACCGGGGAAAACCGAGATCTTAATGCCACCCAGATCATTGGCGGCAAGCTGGGTTTCAATCCGAACCAGACCGCCTCTTCATCCTCGGCGGTACGCGCCAGCGAAGGTCTGCCCGATGGCAACAACTGGGCGGTCGGCGGCTATCGCACTGACCAGATTCTCGACTCGATCACCACGGAGTCGGCCACCGGTGAACGCACCCGCGCCGGCTACCTGCCTTCGAACGGCTTCCGTGCCGATCCGAACGCGCTGTATTACCTGTCCGGGGGCGGCAACGACTTCCTGCAAGGTCGCGTGCTCAGCCTCGATCAGGCCAGTTCAGCAGCCGATCGCCTGGCCGACAGCGTACGCACACTGCAAGGCGCCGGGGCCAAATACATCATGGTCTGGCTACTGCCGGACATCGGTCTGACCCCGGCGATCAACGGCTCGCCGCTGCAGGGTTTCACCTCGCAGCTCAGCGCGCAGTTCAACACCGAACTGGTCAGCCAGCTGCAGGGCATCAACACTGAAATCATCCCGCTCAACATTCCAGTGCTGCTCAAGGAAGTGTTCGCCAACCCGGCGCAGTTCGGTCTCGCCACCGACCAGAACCTGACCGCCACCTGCTTCAGCGGCAACAGCTGCACCGAGAACGCCCGATACGGCATCAACAGCGCCACGCCGGATCCGTACAAATTGATCTACAACGACTCGGTGCACCCGACCGAAGCCGGCCAACGCCTGATCGCCGACTACGCCTACTCGCTGCTGGCCGCCCCGTGGGAACTGACCCTGCTGCCGGAAATGGCTCAAGGCGCCTTGCGCGCGCACCAGGATGAACTGCGCAATCAATGGCTGGCCGACTGGGAAAACTGGCAGGGCATCGGCCAATGGCGGGCGATTGTCGCCGGTGGCGGCCAACATCAGGATTTCGACGGCCAGCACAGCGCAGCCAGTGCCGATGGCAATGGCTATAACCTGAATATCGGCGGCAGCTATCGCGTCAACGAAGCCTGGCGGGTCGGTCTGGCCGCGGGTCTCTACCACCAGAAACTCGAAGCCGGCGACGCTGACTCCGAATACAAACTCAACTCCTACATGGGCACCGCGTTCGCCCAGTACCAGCAAGATCGGTGGTGGGGCGACCTGGCGATGACTGCCGGCAAACTCGACTACGACAGCCTCAAGCGTAAATTCCAGCTCGGGGTCAACGAGCGCGGGGAGAAAGGCGACACCGACGGCTATGTACTGGCGATCAGCGGCCGCATCGGCTACGACATTGCGCAGCAGGCCAGCAGTCCGTGGCACCTGTCGCCGTTTGTCAGCGCCGACTTCGGCAAGACTGAAGTCGATGGTTATTCGGAAAAAGGCGCGGACGCCACAGCGCTGACCTTCGATGACCAGTCACGCAACTCGCGACGTCTGGGCCTGGGTATTCAAGGCAAGTACCAGATCACGGCGCAGACCGAAGTGTTCGGCGAATTCGCTCACGAGCGTGAGTACAACGACGACCGGCAAGACCTGACCATCAACCTCAACAGCCTGCCGGGCAATCGCTTCACGCTCGAAGGCTACGAGCCGCAGACCAACCTCAATCGTCTGAACCTGGGCGTGAGCCACAAGCTCACGCAGGATTTGGCGTTGCGCGCCAGCTACAACGTGCGCAAGGATGATGACTTCACCCAGCAAGGGGTGAACGTGGGGGTCAGTCTGGATTTCTGA
- the trpE gene encoding anthranilate synthase component I: MIREEFLRLAADGYNRIPLACETLADFDTPLSIYLKLADQPNSYLLESVQGGEKWGRYSIIGLPCRTVLRVHDHHVSITVDGVETESHDVEDPLAFVETFKARYNVPTIAGLPRFNGGLVGYFGYDCVRYVEKRLGKCPNPDPLGVPDILLMVSDAVVVFDNLAGKMHAIVLADPAQADAYEQGQAQLQELLEKLRQPITPRRGLDFSKQQAADPVFRSSFTQSDYEKAVDTIKEYILAGDCMQVVPSQRMSIDFKAAPIDLYRALRCFNPTPYMYFFNFGDFHVVGSSPEVLVRVEDNLITVRPIAGTRPRGATEEADLALEEDLLSDDKEIAEHLMLIDLGRNDTGRVSEIGSVKLTEKMVIERYSNVMHIVSNVTGQLKAGLTAMDALRAILPAGTLSGAPKIRAMEIIDELEPVKRGVYGGAVGYFAWNGNMDTAIAIRTAVIKNGELHVQAGGGIVADSVPALEWEETLNKRRAMFRAVALAEQTPES; this comes from the coding sequence ATGATCCGCGAAGAATTCCTGCGCTTGGCCGCTGACGGCTACAACCGCATTCCGTTGGCCTGCGAAACCCTGGCCGACTTCGACACGCCGCTGTCGATCTACCTGAAACTGGCCGACCAGCCCAACTCCTATCTGCTCGAATCGGTGCAGGGTGGCGAGAAATGGGGCCGTTATTCGATCATCGGCCTGCCGTGCCGCACTGTGCTGCGGGTGCACGACCATCACGTGAGCATCACCGTCGATGGCGTCGAGACCGAAAGCCATGACGTCGAAGACCCGCTGGCCTTCGTCGAAACCTTCAAGGCCCGCTACAACGTGCCGACCATCGCCGGTCTGCCGCGTTTCAACGGTGGTCTGGTCGGCTACTTCGGTTACGACTGCGTGCGCTATGTCGAGAAACGTCTGGGCAAATGCCCGAACCCGGATCCACTGGGCGTGCCGGACATTCTGCTGATGGTCTCTGATGCGGTGGTGGTGTTCGACAACCTCGCCGGCAAGATGCACGCGATTGTCCTCGCTGACCCGGCGCAAGCCGATGCTTACGAGCAGGGGCAGGCGCAATTGCAGGAACTGCTGGAGAAACTGCGCCAGCCGATCACCCCGCGCCGTGGCCTGGATTTCAGCAAGCAACAAGCGGCTGATCCGGTGTTTCGCTCCAGTTTCACCCAGAGCGACTACGAAAAAGCCGTCGACACCATCAAGGAATACATCCTCGCGGGCGACTGCATGCAGGTCGTGCCGTCGCAGCGCATGTCGATCGACTTCAAGGCGGCGCCGATCGATCTGTATCGTGCGCTGCGTTGCTTCAACCCGACGCCGTACATGTACTTCTTCAACTTCGGCGACTTCCACGTCGTCGGCAGTTCGCCGGAAGTGCTGGTGCGGGTCGAAGACAACCTGATCACCGTGCGCCCGATTGCCGGCACTCGTCCACGCGGAGCCACCGAAGAGGCGGATCTGGCGCTGGAAGAAGATCTGCTGTCGGACGATAAGGAGATCGCCGAGCACCTGATGCTGATCGACCTCGGTCGTAACGACACTGGCCGGGTTTCGGAAATCGGTTCGGTGAAGCTCACCGAGAAAATGGTCATCGAGCGTTATTCCAACGTGATGCACATCGTCTCCAACGTCACCGGCCAGTTGAAGGCCGGGCTGACCGCGATGGACGCACTGCGGGCGATTCTGCCGGCGGGCACCTTGTCCGGCGCGCCGAAGATCCGTGCGATGGAAATCATCGACGAACTGGAGCCGGTCAAGCGTGGCGTGTATGGCGGTGCGGTCGGTTACTTCGCCTGGAACGGCAACATGGACACCGCGATTGCGATTCGTACCGCGGTGATCAAGAACGGCGAACTGCACGTGCAAGCCGGTGGCGGCATTGTGGCCGACTCGGTGCCGGCGCTGGAATGGGAAGAAACCCTGAACAAGCGCCGCGCAATGTTCCGTGCTGTGGCCCTGGCCGAGCAGACACCGGAAAGCTGA
- a CDS encoding phosphoglycolate phosphatase, which produces MSGFEQLFPGQLPRLVMFDLDGTLIDSVPDLAAAVDTMLLSLGRKPAGIEAVREWVGNGAPVLVRRALAGGIDHSAVDDVEAEHALEVFMEAYGASHELTVVYPGVRDTLKWLHKQGVAMALITNKPERFVAPLLDQMKIGRYFKWIIGGDTLPQKKPDPAALFFVMKMANIPASQSLFVGDSRSDVQAAKAAGVKCVALSYGYNHGRPIAEESPALVIDDLRKLIPGCLGTAAEITLPDASQSPSGNAIVVVTRKLWMKVIKALARWRWRA; this is translated from the coding sequence ATGAGCGGTTTTGAGCAGCTGTTCCCGGGGCAACTGCCACGGTTGGTGATGTTCGATCTGGATGGCACGTTGATCGACTCGGTTCCCGACCTGGCGGCCGCGGTGGACACCATGCTGCTCTCCCTCGGCCGCAAGCCTGCCGGCATCGAGGCGGTGCGCGAGTGGGTCGGCAACGGCGCACCGGTGCTGGTGCGCCGGGCGCTGGCCGGTGGCATCGATCATTCGGCGGTGGACGACGTCGAGGCCGAGCACGCGCTGGAAGTGTTCATGGAAGCCTACGGCGCGAGTCATGAGCTGACCGTGGTCTATCCCGGCGTGCGCGACACCCTCAAGTGGTTGCACAAGCAGGGCGTGGCCATGGCGCTGATCACCAACAAGCCGGAGCGTTTCGTCGCACCGCTGCTGGATCAGATGAAGATCGGCCGCTACTTCAAATGGATCATCGGCGGCGACACCCTGCCGCAGAAGAAGCCTGATCCGGCCGCGCTGTTCTTCGTGATGAAAATGGCCAACATCCCGGCCTCGCAATCGCTGTTCGTCGGCGACTCGCGCAGTGACGTGCAGGCGGCGAAAGCGGCGGGGGTCAAGTGTGTGGCGCTGAGCTACGGCTATAACCACGGTCGACCGATTGCCGAGGAATCCCCGGCACTGGTGATCGACGATCTGCGCAAGCTAATTCCCGGTTGCCTCGGTACTGCCGCTGAGATAACGTTGCCCGACGCTTCTCAATCTCCTTCTGGAAACGCCATCGTGGTGGTCACCCGCAAACTCTGGATGAAAGTCATCAAGGCCCTGGCCCGCTGGCGTTGGCGCGCCTGA
- the rpe gene encoding ribulose-phosphate 3-epimerase — protein MQPFVIAPSILSADFARLGEEVDNVLAAGADFVHFDVMDNHYVPNLTIGPMVCAALRKYGITAPIDAHLMVSPVDRIVGDFIEAGATYITFHPEATLHVDRSLQLIREGGCKSGLVFNPATPLDVLKYVIDKVDMVLLMSVNPGFGGQKFIPGTLDKLREARAIIDASGRDIRLEIDGGVNVNNIREIAAAGADTFVAGSAIFNAPNYQEVIDKMRSELALARP, from the coding sequence ATGCAGCCCTTCGTAATTGCTCCGTCGATTCTCTCCGCCGACTTCGCCCGCCTCGGCGAAGAAGTGGACAATGTTCTGGCCGCCGGTGCCGACTTCGTCCACTTCGATGTCATGGACAACCACTACGTGCCGAACCTGACCATTGGCCCGATGGTCTGCGCGGCATTGCGCAAGTACGGCATCACCGCGCCGATCGACGCGCACCTGATGGTCAGCCCGGTGGATCGCATCGTCGGCGACTTCATCGAGGCCGGTGCGACGTACATCACTTTCCACCCGGAAGCCACGCTGCACGTCGATCGTTCGCTGCAACTGATCCGTGAAGGCGGCTGCAAATCCGGGCTGGTGTTCAACCCGGCGACCCCGCTGGACGTGCTCAAGTACGTGATCGACAAGGTCGACATGGTCTTGCTGATGAGCGTCAACCCGGGCTTCGGCGGGCAGAAGTTCATCCCCGGCACCCTCGACAAACTGCGCGAAGCGCGGGCGATCATCGATGCTTCGGGCCGCGACATCCGTCTGGAAATCGACGGCGGCGTCAACGTCAACAACATCCGCGAAATCGCGGCCGCTGGCGCCGATACCTTTGTGGCTGGCTCGGCGATCTTCAATGCGCCGAACTATCAGGAAGTCATCGACAAGATGCGTTCCGAACTGGCGCTGGCGCGCCCATGA
- a CDS encoding iron-containing alcohol dehydrogenase, whose protein sequence is MSLSQFKIAHKLITGAGAIEQLAAELTRLDIDNPLIVTDAALVKSGTVELALCQLGGREYEIFDRVLPDPEIAIVEDCMRVYREGGHDGLIGLGGGSAIDIAKSVAAYAGYHGALEDLFGVEQVPRKGPPLIAIPTTAGTGSEVTNVAILSDKVAQLKKGIVSDYLLPDVALVSPQMTLTCPRSVTAASGVDALVHAIESYLSVNASPITDSLALGAIKLIARALPKAYANGGNLQAREDMATASLMAGMAFGNAGVGAVHALAYPLGGRFNIAHGVSNALLLPYVMTWNKMACVERMQDIAEAMGVKTAHLSATEAADKTVQAMTELCAAVEIPAGLRSFGVPQEAIPAMAVEAAGIERLMRNNPRKLSAADIEKIYRAAY, encoded by the coding sequence ATGAGTCTGTCCCAGTTCAAAATTGCTCACAAACTGATCACCGGCGCCGGGGCCATCGAGCAACTGGCGGCGGAACTCACGCGGCTGGATATCGACAACCCGCTGATCGTCACCGACGCCGCGCTGGTCAAGTCCGGCACCGTGGAGCTGGCGCTGTGCCAATTGGGCGGGCGCGAGTACGAGATTTTCGACCGGGTGCTGCCGGATCCGGAAATCGCCATCGTCGAAGATTGCATGCGCGTGTATCGCGAGGGCGGGCATGACGGCTTGATCGGCCTGGGCGGCGGCAGTGCCATCGACATCGCCAAGAGCGTTGCCGCGTACGCCGGCTATCACGGCGCGCTGGAAGACCTGTTCGGCGTCGAGCAGGTGCCGCGCAAAGGTCCGCCGCTGATCGCCATCCCGACCACCGCCGGCACCGGCTCGGAAGTGACCAACGTCGCCATCCTCTCCGACAAGGTTGCGCAACTGAAAAAAGGCATCGTCAGCGACTATCTGCTGCCGGATGTGGCGCTGGTCAGTCCACAAATGACCCTGACCTGCCCGCGCAGCGTCACTGCCGCCAGTGGCGTCGATGCGCTGGTGCATGCCATCGAATCCTATCTGTCGGTCAACGCTTCGCCGATCACCGACTCGCTGGCGCTCGGCGCAATCAAGTTGATCGCCAGGGCGCTGCCCAAGGCCTACGCCAATGGCGGCAATCTGCAAGCCCGGGAAGACATGGCCACCGCCAGCCTGATGGCCGGCATGGCGTTCGGCAATGCCGGGGTCGGCGCGGTGCATGCGTTGGCCTATCCGTTGGGCGGGCGTTTCAACATTGCCCATGGCGTCAGTAACGCCTTGTTGCTGCCGTACGTCATGACCTGGAACAAGATGGCCTGCGTCGAGCGCATGCAGGATATCGCCGAGGCCATGGGGGTGAAGACCGCTCATCTGAGCGCCACTGAGGCGGCGGACAAAACCGTGCAGGCGATGACCGAACTGTGTGCGGCGGTGGAAATTCCGGCCGGGCTGCGCAGTTTCGGTGTGCCGCAAGAGGCGATCCCGGCCATGGCTGTGGAGGCCGCGGGAATCGAGCGTTTGATGCGCAACAACCCGCGCAAGCTCAGCGCTGCGGATATCGAGAAGATCTACCGAGCGGCGTACTGA